A region from the Nonlabens sp. YIK11 genome encodes:
- a CDS encoding deoxyhypusine synthase family protein yields the protein MSKPITDFIEKYFLHFNGAALVDAAKGYEDQLNNGSKMLVSLAGAMSTAEIGKIFAEVIRQEKVHIVSCTGANLEEDLMNLVAHSHYKRVPNYRDLTPQDEWDLLEKGLNRVTDTCIPEEEAFRRLQEHIVKIWKDAEAKGERYFPHEYMYKLLLSGVLEEYYEIPIENSWMYAAAKANLPIVVPGWEDSTMGNIFASYVLKGELKASTVKSGIEYMTYLADWYTDNSENGIGFFQIGGGIAGDFPICVVPMLYQDMERTDTPFWSYFCQISDSTTSYGSYSGAVPNEKITWGKLDIDTPKFIVESDATIVAPLIFAYLLEM from the coding sequence ATGAGTAAACCAATTACTGATTTCATAGAAAAATATTTCCTACACTTTAACGGCGCTGCGTTAGTAGATGCTGCAAAAGGATATGAGGACCAACTCAACAATGGCTCAAAAATGCTGGTTTCACTAGCTGGTGCCATGAGTACTGCCGAAATAGGGAAGATTTTTGCCGAAGTCATTCGCCAGGAAAAAGTTCACATCGTGTCCTGTACTGGTGCCAACCTTGAGGAAGATTTGATGAACCTTGTGGCGCACTCGCACTACAAACGCGTGCCCAACTATCGTGATTTGACTCCGCAAGATGAATGGGATTTATTGGAAAAAGGATTGAACCGAGTAACAGATACCTGTATTCCAGAAGAAGAAGCCTTTAGAAGATTGCAAGAACATATCGTCAAGATCTGGAAAGATGCCGAAGCCAAAGGCGAGCGCTACTTCCCACACGAGTACATGTACAAGTTGTTGTTGAGCGGCGTGCTGGAAGAATACTATGAAATCCCTATCGAGAATTCATGGATGTACGCAGCCGCCAAAGCCAATTTACCTATTGTCGTCCCAGGTTGGGAAGACAGTACCATGGGAAACATTTTTGCTAGCTACGTCCTTAAAGGCGAGCTCAAGGCAAGCACCGTGAAAAGCGGTATTGAATACATGACCTATCTCGCAGACTGGTACACGGACAACAGCGAGAACGGCATAGGATTTTTCCAGATAGGTGGTGGTATCGCAGGCGATTTCCCTATTTGTGTGGTGCCTATGTTGTATCAGGATATGGAGCGCACGGACACGCCATTTTGGAGCTATTTCTGTCAAATTTCTGATTCTACGACAAGTTATGGAAGTTATTCTGGTGCCGTTCCCAATGAAAAAATCACATGGGGAAAATTAGACATCGATACTCCTAAATTCATCGTGGAGAGTGATGCCACCATTGTGGCACCGTTGATCTTTGCCTATTTATTGGAAATGTAA
- a CDS encoding glycosyltransferase 87 family protein, whose protein sequence is MKTRLQNGFGILLILSFFGYAIFSSLSRKQFLDNLLLYSGLFVLFLGFYWIADYSRKKELQLFPEWLSFKTQAKPHILAWLLVGVALRLVFLWDTPNLSQDFFRFIWDGHMLLNGYNPYLYLPDELIATGVDFIPNADLLHASMGELSSGHYTNYPPFNQLFFAAAAFLGGNSIVMTVVWMRIFIIVSEVLIFLYGIKLLRILGKPEQLILLYYLNPFILIELTGNLHWEGVMACLMLIGVYHFICYDRIKSPIYLGLGVLLKLLPVIIFPLLLKSLKWRKLFLFFGILAIVVIAGFAPFLSEELFEKYGSSVGLWFNSFEFNASVYYVIRAIGYEVTGYNIIGTVGKILPLITLASVILMAVLRKNQFPEILLGSILFSFTIYLLLSTTVHPWYLTIPLLFSVFTRYRYMMVWSFLVFVSYSAYSNASYQENLWWIAVEYLCVVGMLVFELLSRKRNKDLMLN, encoded by the coding sequence ATGAAGACGCGGCTGCAAAATGGCTTTGGGATCCTTCTCATCCTCAGCTTTTTTGGCTATGCTATTTTTAGTTCGCTTTCGCGAAAGCAGTTTCTCGACAATCTTCTCCTTTATTCGGGACTGTTTGTTTTATTCTTGGGCTTTTACTGGATCGCTGACTATTCCCGTAAAAAGGAGTTACAGCTATTTCCAGAATGGCTTTCTTTCAAAACACAAGCTAAGCCACATATTCTAGCCTGGTTGTTGGTAGGTGTGGCCTTGCGATTGGTTTTCTTATGGGATACACCCAATTTATCGCAGGATTTTTTCAGATTCATTTGGGATGGACACATGCTCCTCAATGGTTACAATCCATACCTATATCTGCCCGATGAGCTCATTGCAACTGGTGTAGACTTCATCCCCAATGCAGATTTACTGCATGCCTCCATGGGCGAACTGTCCAGTGGGCACTATACCAATTATCCGCCATTCAACCAGCTATTTTTTGCTGCAGCCGCTTTCTTAGGAGGCAACAGCATTGTTATGACAGTAGTCTGGATGCGGATTTTTATCATTGTTTCAGAGGTTTTGATCTTTCTATACGGTATCAAATTACTTCGTATTCTAGGCAAACCAGAACAATTGATTTTACTCTATTACCTCAATCCTTTTATTTTGATTGAATTGACGGGCAACCTTCATTGGGAAGGCGTCATGGCCTGTTTAATGCTCATTGGAGTCTATCATTTCATCTGTTACGATAGAATCAAGAGTCCCATTTACTTGGGCTTAGGAGTACTTTTAAAACTATTGCCGGTGATCATTTTCCCGTTGCTGCTGAAGTCCTTGAAGTGGCGTAAGCTTTTTTTATTTTTCGGTATCCTGGCGATCGTTGTTATTGCTGGCTTTGCACCATTTCTATCTGAAGAATTGTTTGAAAAATATGGCTCTAGTGTAGGGCTATGGTTCAATAGCTTTGAGTTCAATGCGAGTGTTTACTACGTTATCCGAGCCATAGGCTATGAAGTCACCGGTTATAATATTATAGGAACGGTCGGAAAAATTTTACCGTTAATTACGTTGGCTTCTGTTATTTTGATGGCGGTATTGAGGAAGAATCAGTTTCCAGAAATCTTGCTAGGTAGTATTCTTTTCTCGTTCACGATTTATTTGCTGCTGTCCACGACGGTTCATCCATGGTATTTGACGATACCACTTTTGTTTTCGGTTTTTACGAGATATAGGTACATGATGGTCTGGAGTTTTTTGGTGTTTGTCAGTTATTCGGCCTATTCAAACGCATCCTATCAGGAAAATTTGTGGTGGATTGCGGTGGAATATTTATGTGTTGTTGGGATGTTGGTGTTTGAGTTGCTTTCGCGAAAGCGAAATAAAGACCTAATGCTTAACTAG
- a CDS encoding cellulose synthase family protein, translated as MILEWICIVVYSASLLMILFYSFSQLNLLINYLKAQKKNKQATVSVQQTDDLPYVTIQLPVFNELYVMERLLDNMAFLEYPKNKLEIQVLDDSTDESVEITALKVKKLQELGFDVSHIQRENRTSYKAGALKEGLKIAKGDFIAIFDADFLPEADWLLKTIGHFKNPKVGVVQTRWSHLNRDYSILTQVQAFALDAHFTLEQVGRNSKGHFINFNGTAGIWRKQTIFDAGNWQGDTLTEDLDLSYRAQLKNWKFVYLEDVTTPAELPMVISAARSQQFRWNKGGAENFQKMFRKVLSSKNLSFKTKFHGILHLLNSTMFLNVLIVAILSIPMLYIKNEYEHLRIYFIVMSFFVISTIIFFICYWFMYRNIYGGGFKNFVTYIGMFFTFFSIAMGFSLHNSIAVIEGHLGKRSEFVRTPKFNLAAVGSNWKTNKYLRKKVSPNVVIEGLLMLYFMFGLYSAFIVGDQGGDFGLFPFHLMLVIGFGFVFFSSLTDKQ; from the coding sequence ATGATCTTGGAGTGGATTTGCATCGTGGTATATTCGGCATCATTGCTCATGATCTTGTTCTATTCTTTTTCGCAGCTCAATTTGTTGATCAATTATCTCAAGGCGCAAAAGAAAAACAAGCAAGCCACCGTTTCTGTTCAACAAACAGACGATCTACCATACGTCACTATACAGCTGCCCGTATTTAATGAATTATACGTCATGGAGCGCTTGCTGGATAACATGGCTTTTCTGGAGTATCCCAAAAACAAATTAGAGATTCAGGTACTGGATGATAGTACAGATGAATCGGTTGAGATTACGGCCTTAAAAGTCAAAAAGCTTCAAGAGCTAGGTTTTGATGTTAGTCACATACAACGTGAGAATCGTACCAGTTACAAAGCAGGCGCACTCAAAGAAGGACTCAAAATCGCCAAAGGTGATTTTATCGCCATCTTTGATGCCGATTTTTTACCAGAGGCAGACTGGCTACTCAAAACCATTGGCCATTTCAAGAATCCTAAAGTTGGTGTCGTACAAACGCGATGGTCGCATCTCAATAGAGATTACAGCATCTTGACCCAAGTGCAGGCATTTGCCCTGGACGCTCACTTTACTCTAGAACAGGTAGGTCGCAATTCTAAAGGTCACTTCATCAACTTTAACGGTACGGCTGGCATATGGCGCAAACAAACCATTTTTGATGCAGGAAACTGGCAAGGCGACACGCTTACCGAAGATCTGGATTTAAGTTACCGCGCCCAACTCAAGAACTGGAAATTCGTTTATCTAGAAGACGTCACCACTCCAGCTGAATTGCCCATGGTGATAAGCGCAGCGCGTTCACAGCAATTTAGATGGAATAAAGGCGGCGCAGAGAATTTCCAAAAAATGTTCAGGAAAGTGCTGTCCAGTAAAAACCTTTCCTTCAAGACTAAATTTCACGGGATCCTGCACCTTCTCAACAGCACGATGTTCTTGAATGTCCTCATCGTGGCCATTTTAAGCATTCCCATGTTGTACATCAAGAACGAGTATGAACATTTGAGGATCTACTTTATCGTGATGAGCTTTTTTGTCATTAGTACCATCATCTTTTTCATTTGCTACTGGTTCATGTACCGCAATATCTACGGCGGCGGTTTCAAGAATTTTGTCACGTACATCGGTATGTTTTTCACGTTTTTCAGCATCGCGATGGGCTTCTCGTTACACAATTCCATTGCCGTGATAGAAGGCCATCTGGGCAAGCGCAGTGAATTTGTACGCACGCCTAAATTCAATCTGGCCGCGGTAGGCAGTAATTGGAAGACCAATAAATACCTGCGTAAAAAAGTAAGTCCCAATGTGGTTATCGAGGGCTTACTCATGCTTTATTTCATGTTTGGGCTGTACTCTGCATTTATTGTGGGCGATCAAGGTGGCGATTTCGGGCTATTTCCATTTCATCTCATGCTCGTCATTGGGTTTGGGTTTGTATTTTTCTCCAGTTTAACAGACAAGCAGTAA
- a CDS encoding bifunctional GNAT family N-acetyltransferase/carbon-nitrogen hydrolase family protein, translating to MSTVNIDKIDNLTLEFLKLEDYEQLKHAMIDSYTNLPDSIWSREQIKALTNKFPEGQVVLKVNEEIVACALSIVVKYEDFKGNYTYEQVTGNYKFTTHDDEGDVLYGIEVFIKPQFRGMRLGRRLYDYRKELCENMNLRGIAFGGRIPGYHNYAKELTPKQYIEKVRMKEINDPVLNFQLSNDFHVSRVLKNYLDEDAASKQYAVLLEWDNIYYTAPLKADDTKTVKSTVRLGLIQWQMRPYSGIEELMQQVEYFVDSLAAYRSDFALFPEYFNAPLMAAYNDHSVSDAIRELAKYTAMIRDKFSDLAIKYNINIITGSMPEIIDGHLYNIGNLCHRDGRVEQYEKIHVTPDEQKVWGLSNGSKIQTFDTDCGKIGILICYDSEFPELSRIMAQDGMQILFVPFLTDTQNAYARVRLCCQARAVENECYVAIAGSVGNLPAVENMDISYAQSAVFTPCDFAFPSNGVKAETTPNTEMILVADVDMDLLKELHHNGAVKNLKDRRKDLYEVVKK from the coding sequence ATGAGCACCGTAAATATTGATAAAATTGACAATTTAACCCTTGAATTTCTCAAGTTGGAAGACTATGAGCAATTGAAGCACGCGATGATTGACTCTTATACCAATCTGCCAGATTCCATCTGGAGTAGAGAGCAAATCAAGGCCTTGACCAACAAGTTCCCTGAAGGTCAGGTCGTCTTAAAAGTCAATGAAGAAATCGTCGCTTGTGCCCTATCCATTGTCGTGAAGTACGAAGATTTTAAAGGCAATTACACCTATGAACAGGTAACGGGCAACTATAAGTTTACCACGCATGATGATGAAGGTGATGTGCTTTATGGTATTGAGGTGTTTATCAAACCGCAGTTCCGTGGGATGCGATTGGGTCGTCGATTGTATGATTACCGCAAGGAATTGTGTGAGAACATGAACTTGCGTGGAATCGCTTTTGGCGGTAGGATTCCAGGCTATCACAATTATGCCAAGGAGTTGACACCTAAACAATATATTGAGAAGGTGCGCATGAAAGAGATCAACGATCCTGTATTAAACTTTCAGCTGAGTAATGACTTTCACGTATCCAGAGTTTTGAAAAACTATCTGGATGAGGACGCCGCTTCAAAACAATACGCTGTTTTACTTGAATGGGATAATATTTATTATACCGCGCCACTTAAAGCAGACGATACAAAAACCGTAAAAAGTACCGTGCGTCTCGGTTTGATTCAGTGGCAAATGCGTCCTTATTCTGGTATTGAAGAATTGATGCAACAGGTAGAATATTTTGTGGATAGCCTTGCCGCCTATAGATCTGATTTTGCGTTGTTCCCAGAGTATTTTAATGCTCCGCTTATGGCTGCCTATAATGATCATAGCGTGAGCGACGCCATACGTGAACTGGCCAAATACACGGCTATGATTAGAGACAAATTCTCTGACCTTGCCATTAAATACAACATCAATATCATCACAGGTTCCATGCCTGAAATTATCGATGGACACCTATATAATATTGGAAATTTATGCCATCGTGATGGTCGAGTGGAACAATATGAAAAGATCCATGTCACTCCAGACGAGCAAAAAGTTTGGGGTTTGAGCAACGGTAGCAAGATCCAAACCTTTGATACCGACTGCGGTAAAATAGGAATTCTTATTTGTTATGACAGTGAGTTCCCAGAACTAAGTCGTATCATGGCGCAGGATGGCATGCAAATTCTTTTTGTTCCTTTCTTGACAGATACCCAAAATGCCTATGCGCGCGTACGACTGTGTTGCCAGGCTCGAGCGGTAGAGAATGAATGTTATGTGGCGATTGCTGGAAGCGTTGGTAACCTGCCCGCGGTTGAGAATATGGATATTTCTTATGCCCAAAGCGCGGTATTCACACCGTGTGATTTTGCGTTCCCTTCCAATGGTGTCAAAGCAGAAACCACACCTAATACAGAGATGATCCTTGTCGCAGATGTGGACATGGATTTACTTAAAGAACTGCACCACAACGGCGCAGTAAAGAATCTCAAGGATAGACGTAAAGATCTTTACGAGGTGGTGAAAAAGTAG